The proteins below are encoded in one region of Streptomyces marianii:
- the rplL gene encoding 50S ribosomal protein L7/L12, whose amino-acid sequence MAKLSQEDLLAQFEEMTLIELSEFVKAFEEKFDVTAAAPVAVAAAAGGAGAAAVEAVEEKDEFDVILTGAGDKKIQVIKVVRELTSLGLKEAKDLVDGTPKPVLEKVNKEAADKAAESLKAAGAAVEVK is encoded by the coding sequence ATGGCGAAGCTGTCTCAGGAAGACCTGCTCGCGCAGTTCGAGGAGATGACCCTCATCGAGCTCTCCGAGTTCGTGAAGGCGTTCGAGGAGAAGTTCGACGTCACCGCCGCCGCCCCGGTCGCCGTTGCCGCCGCCGCCGGTGGCGCCGGTGCCGCTGCCGTCGAGGCCGTCGAGGAGAAGGACGAGTTCGACGTCATCCTCACCGGCGCCGGCGACAAGAAGATCCAGGTCATCAAGGTCGTGCGTGAGCTGACCTCCCTGGGCCTGAAGGAGGCCAAGGACCTCGTCGACGGCACCCCGAAGCCGGTCCTCGAGAAGGTCAACAAGGAGGCCGCCGACAAGGCCGCCGAGTCCCTCAAGGCTGCCGGTGCGGCCGTCGAGGTCAAGTGA
- the rplJ gene encoding 50S ribosomal protein L10 produces MARPDKSAAVAELTDKFRSSSAAVLTEYRGLTVAQLKQLRRSLGENAQYAVVKNTLTKIAANEAGITSLDDQFAGPTAVAFITGDPVESAKGLRDFAKENPNLIIKGGVLDGKALSADEIKKLADLESREVLLAKLAGAMKGKQSQAAALFQALPSKLVRTVDALRAKQAEQGGAE; encoded by the coding sequence ATGGCGAGGCCCGACAAGTCCGCCGCGGTCGCCGAGCTGACGGACAAGTTCCGCAGCTCGAGCGCCGCCGTGCTGACCGAGTACCGCGGTCTCACCGTGGCGCAGCTCAAGCAGCTGCGCCGTTCGCTCGGTGAGAACGCCCAGTACGCCGTGGTGAAGAACACGCTGACCAAGATTGCGGCCAACGAGGCCGGGATCACCTCGCTCGACGACCAGTTCGCTGGTCCGACGGCGGTCGCCTTCATCACCGGTGACCCGGTGGAGTCGGCGAAGGGTCTTCGTGACTTCGCCAAGGAGAACCCGAACCTCATCATCAAGGGCGGTGTCCTTGACGGCAAGGCGCTGTCCGCCGATGAGATCAAGAAGCTTGCGGACCTCGAGTCCCGCGAGGTTCTGCTCGCCAAGCTGGCGGGTGCCATGAAGGGCAAGCAGTCCCAGGCTGCCGCGCTCTTCCAGGCGCTCCCGTCGAAGCTCGTCCGCACCGTGGACGCGCTTCGCGCCAAGCAGGCCGAGCAGGGCGGTGCCGAGTAA
- a CDS encoding LolA-like protein, whose amino-acid sequence MSTWKRVGVSLTAVAVVAGVAGCQDGDGGGKKKAADSPQSAVQSQGEITKVIQAAYKKTADARSAKVRMTMAMPAGMEGGGTMEMSGVQGWDPGVLDVTVKGSMLTAGDPDAPSQVRMVMVDQAMYMEMGAKQAAEMDGKRWMKMDFKAAAEASGDKALQKQMTGSLENMNQDPAQQLALLLGSPNIKHVGAEKVDGVETRHYKGALTFQEMLDANESLDVLSAEERKELVANVKKAGITGYDTEVWVNEDDYPVKMVVGMKMPQGTMTMTANYSDYGAAATVQAPPAKDTFDLFKMLKELEGSGAEGGPGLDG is encoded by the coding sequence ATGTCGACGTGGAAGCGCGTGGGCGTCTCCCTGACGGCCGTGGCCGTCGTCGCGGGTGTCGCGGGCTGTCAGGACGGTGACGGGGGCGGGAAGAAGAAGGCCGCCGACTCCCCGCAGTCCGCCGTCCAGTCGCAGGGTGAGATCACCAAGGTGATCCAGGCCGCGTACAAGAAGACGGCGGACGCCAGGTCCGCCAAGGTCCGCATGACCATGGCCATGCCGGCGGGCATGGAGGGCGGCGGCACGATGGAGATGTCGGGTGTGCAGGGCTGGGACCCCGGTGTGCTGGACGTCACCGTGAAGGGCTCGATGCTCACCGCGGGCGACCCGGACGCGCCTTCCCAGGTGCGCATGGTCATGGTGGACCAGGCCATGTACATGGAAATGGGTGCCAAGCAGGCCGCCGAGATGGACGGCAAGCGCTGGATGAAGATGGACTTCAAGGCCGCCGCCGAGGCCAGCGGCGACAAGGCGCTCCAGAAGCAGATGACCGGCAGCCTGGAGAACATGAACCAGGACCCGGCCCAGCAGCTCGCCCTGCTGCTCGGCTCGCCGAACATCAAGCACGTCGGCGCGGAGAAGGTCGACGGCGTCGAGACACGGCACTACAAGGGCGCGCTGACCTTCCAGGAGATGCTCGACGCCAACGAGTCCCTCGACGTGCTCTCCGCGGAGGAGCGCAAGGAGCTGGTCGCCAACGTCAAGAAGGCCGGCATCACGGGCTACGACACCGAGGTCTGGGTCAACGAGGACGACTACCCGGTCAAGATGGTCGTCGGTATGAAGATGCCGCAGGGCACGATGACCATGACGGCGAACTACTCCGACTACGGCGCCGCGGCCACGGTCCAGGCGCCGCCGGCGAAGGACACCTTCGACCTCTTCAAGATGCTCAAGGAGCTGGAGGGCTCGGGCGCGGAGGGCGGCCCCGGCCTGGACGGCTGA
- the rplA gene encoding 50S ribosomal protein L1 yields MKRSKALRNADAKVDRERNYAPLEAVRIAKDTATTKFDGTVEVAFRLGVDPRKADQMVRGTVNLPHGTGKTARVLVFATGDRAAAAEAAGADIVGSDELIDEVSKGRLDFDAVVATPDLMGKVGRLGRVLGPRGLMPNPKTGTVTMDVAKAVTDIKGGKIEFRVDKHANLHFIIGKVSFDETKLVENYAAALEEILRLKPSAAKGRYIKKATLTTTMGPGIPLDSNRTRNLLVEEDPAAV; encoded by the coding sequence GTGAAGCGCAGCAAGGCTCTCCGCAACGCGGACGCCAAGGTCGACCGGGAGCGCAACTACGCCCCGCTCGAGGCCGTCCGAATTGCGAAGGACACCGCCACCACCAAGTTCGACGGCACCGTCGAGGTCGCCTTCCGCCTGGGCGTCGACCCGCGCAAGGCCGACCAGATGGTCCGTGGCACCGTGAACCTTCCGCACGGCACCGGCAAGACCGCCCGGGTCCTGGTCTTCGCGACCGGTGACCGTGCTGCGGCCGCGGAGGCCGCGGGCGCCGACATCGTCGGCTCCGACGAACTGATCGACGAGGTCTCGAAGGGCCGTCTGGACTTCGACGCCGTCGTCGCCACCCCGGACCTCATGGGCAAGGTCGGCCGTCTCGGCCGCGTGCTCGGTCCCCGTGGCCTGATGCCGAACCCCAAGACCGGCACCGTGACCATGGACGTCGCCAAGGCCGTCACCGACATCAAGGGCGGCAAGATCGAGTTCCGTGTCGACAAGCACGCGAACCTGCACTTCATCATCGGCAAGGTCTCCTTCGACGAGACCAAGCTGGTGGAGAACTACGCCGCGGCGCTGGAGGAGATCCTCCGTCTGAAGCCGTCCGCGGCGAAGGGCCGCTACATCAAGAAGGCGACCCTGACCACCACCATGGGTCCCGGCATCCCGCTGGACTCGAACCGCACCCGCAACCTCCTCGTCGAGGAGGACCCGGCCGCGGTCTGA
- the rplK gene encoding 50S ribosomal protein L11 — translation MPPKKKKVTGLIKLQIQAGAANPAPPVGPALGQHGVNIMEFCKAYNAATESQRGMVVPVEITVYEDRSFTFITKTPPAAKLILKAAGVAKGSGEPHRTKVGKLTRDQVREIATTKMPDLNANDLDSAEKIIAGTARSMGITVEG, via the coding sequence ATGCCTCCCAAGAAGAAGAAGGTCACGGGGCTTATCAAGCTCCAGATCCAGGCCGGCGCGGCCAACCCGGCTCCGCCGGTCGGCCCCGCGCTGGGCCAGCACGGCGTCAACATCATGGAGTTCTGCAAGGCCTACAACGCCGCGACCGAGTCGCAGCGTGGCATGGTCGTGCCGGTGGAGATCACGGTCTACGAGGACCGTTCCTTCACCTTCATCACCAAGACTCCGCCGGCCGCCAAGCTGATCCTCAAGGCCGCGGGAGTGGCCAAGGGCTCCGGCGAGCCGCACAGGACCAAGGTCGGCAAGCTGACGCGCGACCAGGTCCGCGAGATCGCCACCACCAAGATGCCCGACCTGAACGCCAACGACCTGGACTCCGCCGAGAAGATCATCGCCGGCACCGCCCGTTCCATGGGCATCACGGTCGAGGGCTGA
- the nusG gene encoding transcription termination/antitermination protein NusG — MSDPNLNDAVEPSDSLESAEDALDIVEAADSVDPDQAEAADAAAGEPAEQAAIHVDDEAEAVAEVDEDAEAAEAVADEQPLEEAEPEAPADPVAALREELRGLPGEWYVIHTYAGYEKRVKANLEQRAVSLNVEEFIYQAEVPEEEIVQIKNGERKNVRQNKLPGYVLVRMDLTNESWGVVRNTPGVTGFVGNAYDPYPLTLDEIVKMLAPEAEEKAAREAAEAEGKPAPARKVEVQVLDFEVGDSVTVTDGPFATLQATINEINADSKKVKGLVEIFGRETPVELSFDQIQKN, encoded by the coding sequence GTGTCTGACCCGAACCTGAACGACGCCGTTGAGCCGAGCGACAGCCTCGAGTCCGCTGAGGACGCGCTCGACATCGTCGAGGCGGCGGACTCCGTCGACCCGGACCAGGCGGAGGCTGCTGACGCCGCTGCGGGCGAGCCCGCGGAGCAGGCCGCGATCCACGTGGACGACGAAGCCGAGGCCGTGGCCGAGGTGGACGAGGACGCGGAGGCGGCGGAGGCCGTGGCCGACGAGCAGCCCCTGGAGGAGGCCGAGCCGGAGGCTCCGGCCGACCCCGTCGCCGCGCTCCGCGAGGAGCTGCGCGGGCTGCCCGGCGAGTGGTACGTGATCCACACCTACGCCGGCTACGAGAAGCGCGTGAAGGCCAACCTGGAGCAGCGCGCCGTCTCGCTGAACGTCGAGGAGTTCATCTACCAGGCCGAGGTGCCCGAGGAAGAGATCGTCCAGATCAAGAACGGCGAGCGCAAGAACGTCCGGCAGAACAAGCTGCCCGGCTACGTGCTCGTCCGGATGGACCTGACGAACGAGTCCTGGGGCGTCGTCCGCAACACCCCCGGTGTGACCGGTTTCGTCGGCAACGCCTACGACCCCTACCCGCTGACCCTGGACGAGATCGTGAAGATGCTCGCCCCGGAGGCGGAGGAGAAGGCGGCCCGCGAGGCGGCCGAGGCCGAGGGCAAGCCGGCACCGGCCCGCAAGGTCGAGGTCCAGGTCCTGGACTTCGAGGTCGGCGACTCGGTCACCGTCACCGACGGTCCGTTCGCCACCCTGCAGGCCACGATCAACGAGATCAACGCCGACTCGAAGAAGGTCAAGGGCCTCGTCGAGATCTTCGGCCGCGAGACGCCGGTCGAGCTCAGCTTCGACCAGATCCAGAAGAACTGA
- the secE gene encoding preprotein translocase subunit SecE gives MTDAVGSIDMPDAEDEAPESRKKTRKGGKRGKKGPLGRLALFYRQVVAELRKVVWPTRSQLTTYTTVVIVFVVIMIGLVTVIDYGFQAAVKYVFG, from the coding sequence GTGACGGACGCCGTGGGCTCCATCGACATGCCTGATGCCGAGGATGAGGCGCCTGAGTCCCGCAAGAAGACCCGAAAGGGTGGCAAGCGCGGGAAGAAGGGCCCCCTGGGCCGCCTCGCGCTGTTCTACCGGCAGGTCGTCGCCGAGCTTCGCAAGGTCGTCTGGCCCACGCGCAGCCAGCTGACGACGTACACGACCGTGGTGATCGTCTTCGTGGTCATCATGATCGGTCTCGTGACCGTGATCGACTATGGCTTCCAGGCAGCCGTCAAGTACGTCTTCGGCTGA
- a CDS encoding pyridoxal phosphate-dependent aminotransferase → MSAATPSTERRVSARIGAISESATLAVDAKAKALKAAGRPVIGFGAGEPDFPTPDYIVEAAIEACKNPKYHRYTPAGGLPELKKAIAEKTLRDSGYEVDPAQVLVTNGGKQAIYEAFAAILDPGDEVIVPAPYWTTYPESIRLAGGVPVEVVADETTGYRVSVEQLEAARTERTKVVLFVSPSNPTGAVHSEADTEAIARWALEHGLWVLTDEIYEHLVYGDATFTSIPAVVPELRDKCIVVNGVAKTYAMTGWRVGWIVGPKDVVKAATNLQSHATSNVSNVAQVAALAAVSGDLDAVAKMREAFDRRRQTIVRMLNEIDGVVCPEPEGAFYAYPSVKGLLGKEIRGQRPQTSVELAALILEEAEVAVVPGEAFGTPGYLRLSYALGDEDLVEGVSRMQKLLAEARN, encoded by the coding sequence ATGAGCGCTGCAACTCCTTCCACCGAGCGCCGGGTCTCCGCCCGTATCGGCGCGATCTCCGAGTCCGCGACCCTCGCCGTCGACGCCAAGGCCAAGGCCCTCAAGGCCGCCGGCCGTCCGGTGATCGGTTTCGGGGCGGGCGAGCCGGACTTCCCGACCCCGGACTACATCGTCGAGGCCGCGATCGAGGCCTGCAAGAACCCGAAGTACCACCGCTACACCCCGGCCGGCGGCCTGCCCGAGCTGAAGAAGGCGATCGCGGAGAAGACGCTCCGCGACTCCGGCTACGAGGTCGACCCCGCGCAGGTACTGGTAACCAACGGCGGCAAGCAGGCGATCTACGAGGCTTTCGCGGCGATCCTGGACCCGGGCGACGAGGTCATCGTCCCGGCGCCGTACTGGACGACCTACCCGGAGTCGATCCGGCTGGCCGGCGGCGTCCCCGTGGAGGTCGTCGCCGACGAGACCACGGGCTACCGGGTGTCCGTGGAGCAGCTGGAGGCGGCCCGTACCGAGAGGACGAAGGTCGTCCTGTTCGTCTCCCCGTCCAACCCCACCGGCGCGGTTCACAGCGAGGCGGACACCGAGGCGATCGCCCGCTGGGCGCTGGAGCACGGTCTGTGGGTGCTGACGGACGAGATCTACGAGCACCTGGTCTACGGCGATGCCACATTCACCTCGATCCCCGCTGTGGTGCCCGAGCTACGCGACAAGTGCATCGTGGTCAACGGCGTGGCGAAGACGTACGCGATGACCGGCTGGCGGGTGGGCTGGATCGTCGGCCCGAAGGACGTCGTCAAGGCCGCGACCAACCTGCAGTCGCACGCCACCTCCAACGTCTCCAACGTGGCGCAGGTCGCCGCGCTCGCCGCGGTCTCCGGCGACCTGGACGCGGTCGCGAAGATGCGCGAGGCGTTCGACCGCCGTCGGCAGACCATCGTGCGGATGCTCAACGAGATCGACGGCGTGGTCTGCCCGGAGCCCGAGGGCGCCTTCTACGCGTACCCGTCGGTGAAGGGCCTCCTGGGCAAGGAGATCCGCGGGCAGCGTCCGCAGACCTCCGTGGAGCTCGCGGCACTGATCCTGGAGGAGGCCGAGGTCGCGGTCGTTCCCGGTGAGGCCTTCGGCACGCCGGGTTACCTGCGGCTGTCGTACGCGCTCGGCGACGAGGACCTCGTCGAGGGCGTCTCGCGCATGCAGAAGCTGCTGGCGGAGGCCCGGAACTGA